The Streptomyces sp. NBC_01317 genomic interval TCACGCCGGGCCGGGGTCTTTTCCGCCCCACGTTGCTTGAGCGACTTAGGAGTGATCATGGCTGGACAGTTCGAGGCGACCACGGAGATCGACCGCCCCATCGAGGAGGTCTTCGCGTTCCTTGCCGACGGTACGAACGACCCGAAGTTCAGCCCCCGGGTGCAGCAGATCGTGAAGTCCCCGGAGGGCGCCACCGGGGTCGACACGGTCTTCCTCAGCACGGTCAAGGACGCCGGGATGACCACGAAGCGGGAATTCCGCATCAGTGAGCTGGTGGCGCCCACCCGGATCCGCTGGACCGAGACCTCCAAGAACACCGTCACGGCCACCGAGGGCGGCTACGACCTGGAGTCCATCGAGGGCGGCAGGACGCGGGTGCGGATCTACAACGTGCTGGAGGGCCACGGCATCGGCAAGCTCCTCGTCGGTGTCGCGCTGAGCGCGGCCCGCAAGGACGCGCCGGCCTTCGCCCAGCGGATCAAGGCGGCGGTCGAGGGCGCCTGAGCCCGCGCCGGCGGGGGGCCGGGCGCGTGACCGCCGAGGCCCCCGCCGCGAACGGTTCCCCCATGGCTCGGTGTGTACGGGCAGCCGGTCCGGGCCGCGCCCTGGACTTCGCCCGCACTCCAACTCGTACGCTCCCTCCCATGGAAGCGACAGCGATACGGACCAGGCCGCTGGGACGCAGCGGGATCACCGTCAGCGCACTCGGTTTCGGCTGCTGGGCCATCGGCGGGGAGTGGCAGGACGGCCAGGGCAATCCGCTCGGCTGGGGCACGGTGGACGACAACGAGTCCGTCGCCGCGGTCCACCGGGCGCTCGACCTCGGTATCACCTTCTTCGACACGGCGGACGTGTACGGCGCCGGGCACAGCGAACGTGTCCTCGGCCGGGCGCTGCGGGGCCGGCGCGACGAGGTCGTGATCGCGACCAAGTGGGGCAACGTCTTCGACGAGTCCGCCAAGTCCGTCACCGGCAGCGACACTTCACCCGCCTTCGCGCGTCAGGCGCTGACCGCGTCGCTGCGGCGGCTCGGTACGGATCGCGTCGACCTGTTCCAACTGCACCTGTCCGACGCCCCGTTGGAGGAGGCCGCCGAACTGCGCGACGCCTGCGAGGAGTTCGTACGGGAAGGGCTGATCCGCGCGTACGCGTGGAGCACCGACGATCCCGAGCGCGCCGCGCTCTTCGCGGACGGGGAGCACTGCGCGGCCGTGCAGCACGCGTGCAACGTCCTCCTGGACGCGCCCGCGATGCTCGCCCTCTGCGCGGAGCGCGACCTCGCGAGCGTCAACCGCAGCCCCCTCGCGATGGGGCTGCTCACCGAGAAGTACCGCACCGGGGGCCGGGGTGAGGCCGGTGACATCCGTGTGGTGCCGCCGGCGTGGCTCCAGTGGTTCGCCGCGGGCGGGGTGCCGGTGCCGGAGTGGTCGGCGCGGGTGGAGGCCGTACGGGACATCCTCACCAGCGAGGGCCGCACGCTCGCGCAGGGCGCGCTGGCCTGGCTCTGGGCGCGCAGCCCCCACACCGTACCGATCCCGGGCTTCCGGTCGGTGGCCCAGGCGGAGGAGAACGCGGGGGCGCTGGCGTACGGTCCGCTGGGGGAGGGGCAGTTGACGGAGATCGCGCGGCTGTTGGCGGCGTAGACGGCTACCGCGCGTCTTCGCCCGTGCCTCCATCCTTGTCCTTGTTCTTGTCCCCGTCGCCGGCCCCCGCCTCGTCGGGGATTCGGGCGCCCGTGCCGCCCACCCGGACGCGCGCGTCGCCCGCCCGCAGCTCCACCGTCAGCACGCCGGGGCGGCCCATGTCGGCGCC includes:
- a CDS encoding SRPBCC family protein encodes the protein MAGQFEATTEIDRPIEEVFAFLADGTNDPKFSPRVQQIVKSPEGATGVDTVFLSTVKDAGMTTKREFRISELVAPTRIRWTETSKNTVTATEGGYDLESIEGGRTRVRIYNVLEGHGIGKLLVGVALSAARKDAPAFAQRIKAAVEGA
- a CDS encoding aldo/keto reductase — its product is MEATAIRTRPLGRSGITVSALGFGCWAIGGEWQDGQGNPLGWGTVDDNESVAAVHRALDLGITFFDTADVYGAGHSERVLGRALRGRRDEVVIATKWGNVFDESAKSVTGSDTSPAFARQALTASLRRLGTDRVDLFQLHLSDAPLEEAAELRDACEEFVREGLIRAYAWSTDDPERAALFADGEHCAAVQHACNVLLDAPAMLALCAERDLASVNRSPLAMGLLTEKYRTGGRGEAGDIRVVPPAWLQWFAAGGVPVPEWSARVEAVRDILTSEGRTLAQGALAWLWARSPHTVPIPGFRSVAQAEENAGALAYGPLGEGQLTEIARLLAA